The sequence below is a genomic window from Anoplolepis gracilipes chromosome 9, ASM4749672v1, whole genome shotgun sequence.
gaaataataaacaatggattttttatctaattgtaagaattactatacatataaatagatttgATTAAAActcgtagaaaaaaattttgtaacatatatgattatttattcgtTGTCGaatttatgtgaaattttaaatatatttatgatttatttttattttgtatatctattttttttatgaatacgACTTTTAGATTTTTCAATCTGATCTTATCTTGTGCAttacaattcaattttttttaaatttgtggaAAACTAtagattaaagtttttttgcaGGAAAATCTGACATCGAATTTTTCAAAGAGGTATTAGTCTCGTAAATTGTAAAGTGAGATCGCGTGGAAAATCTGGCGTTTATCTTACACAAACGCGCGAAGTTATCTACTTATTCAAAGGTTCTCCTCTCTTTTGCCGCTTTTATAGGGCAATACACGTTTTCTTCCTGCGGGCGGCGACAGTGTGGCGTGTACGCGTTATCCTGCAAAGAAAAGCGCAACGAGAGCGGCATCACGAAGTAAATCGCATAAAGCATAACTGCATCGCGGCAAGGAACTAGCAGCATCTTCTCGGTCTCTTTTCATGCCGCTCTTCCTGGCTGTGAAGCAAGAATCTCCTTGTACACGTCTCTCTCCTGGGAGCTCTTCTTCaatccttttattttctcgttgaACTGTCTTGATGGTTCATTGCCGTTAAATACGCGGAATTATTGCTGTAGTTCAGCTACTCATGATATAGCGTTAGTTTGCATGGaacattatatttagaattctgagattgtacatattacattgtttatcattttaaccaagtttttttaatatagattaaaatataaatatttctaaattatggTACATAGAATATAGGAAATTAGATTTCAAAACTAATAAACTTTTAGACGAACAATAGaaattgctttaattattCCCGCTTAATTTTAACttcaatttgttaattttctatacatatatatgtttgtggataaatttgttttaaaatatttttaacgatagaatttttatatatataatgttataatgtcttatgagaaaaaatatttttatatcttttacgtCCAACGAATGACAGTGAATTTACGATATATCGTGGGATTTGTTGGAATATAGCACTTTAAAGTGGCTGAATTTCAGGCTGTATTTTAAACTGAGCACGTAATTGCCCATTGGAGATGCAAAGTGCACCGTCTGCCATTTGCATGCACTATCCTCCTCTCCACTTTCTCTTTACTCTGCTTCGATCTACGTTTATGTATTATCTGCCTTTACTTGTATCGGAATGACAGCggataaaaatatgtgataaaaaGTATAGTAGTAACAGAAAGTTTTTCAGTAGTTTCGATTAATTGATTACCAGTTAATAGATACGtgaattctatatatatatatgtacatgcgaCTGTttgctgtcaaattttatctatttgttATAGAGCATAATCTTTAATAAggtgaaacaaaaatttaaaagatatatatttaaaatagatgcaattttttctattatggcaataataattccttaaaatatttccacaaattattgcaattttaaaatctccATCAATTGATGTTGTATCTCGAGAATGCAGtccttttcatttataattattaaaattttatactatgGCTTTTGTTCGAAAGACAATTTTTATCCCTTATGtgaaaaatgtatgtttatttgatagactaatttatccgaaaaataGAAAGGGTCAGAATATCCTATAGAGGTGAATGTCCTGAGTCGCACGTGAGGTGACGACTCTTCTGAAGGAGTTAGACGTATAAGTCGCGCGAGGATCAAGACCAAACTCAAACAACGAATTTGGAAGGTTCGAGCGGGAGTTTAATCCTTCGAGCGATTACGGCTTAAAATACACTATGACATTGGCTTTGCTATATCTGCCGCTTCTGCTTCTGCCGTTACATCTTAGAACTAAACTTTTATGATTTCACGTTTGGCCGAGTCCGTTTAAGTTTGCTCGCACAAACTCGCTCAGCAACCGTCACGAGTGTCTGCCGCGGGAACATTTACATACTCAAAACTCTGTTTGCAACTTACATCTCGCCGCGAGTCGCTGCCCCGGAAAGCACAAGCACTGCCTGAAGTTCATCTCAATGTTAAAAAGCTGATTTTTAgccaagtatttataaaaatatttataaaaaagtgatTCAATTTAAAGTTGGTGATACTTtcgaaaaaatacaaattaaacactatttaaattatgttatttgtatgtgaaatatatttgcaatattttaaaggaCATTTCAAAATCTTTCACTTATGCAAAAGTTTATACCACTGTACTATTCATAGCATTCTGAAAAGAACGTATCCTTATTCTTTTGCATATACGAATGCGCCGAACCTTCAAATACCGCGAGCATTTTTATGTCGAAGAAATACCTTGCAAAATCCACGGCATGCGTATAAATCATCCTTACAATTTCAACCGCGAATAAAAACTTTGTTAAACGACGCGGACATAAATCATCGGCGAGAGGAAGTCGGCGAAGTTTCCTTCAAAACTGgcgaaagataatttatatatacgtggAAGTACGCGAGTTGCGCACCACACGCTAATTGAAGACGGCGTTTATCAATCTCTATTGCAGTACAACACAATCAGCGGACCAATGGTCCATCATTCGGAAGATCCCTTAAAATCTCCAAAATCGATGCAGAGTTTAGGATGTAATTTACTCTTACCTGATTCTGTCCGTCCAGAGATGTGGTTTTCCTAAATTTTCTTATCACAGAGATTACAGGATCAGGCAGTCGACGAATGTCGCGCGGAAAAATCCCAGTGTCGATAATCGAACAGTGACACATCCTCGGGCTAGTCTCTCGGGAGGATAAGAAAAGCTTTCAACAAGGAATCACGCGATCAGCTAGCTGATCAAGTAGCTCTTTGCAcctgtaatttattataatcaattagtaaaaatatataatataataaaacatggtaaacataataataaaacccAAAAAGTATAgtgaaaacattaaatataataaagttattatttatttaaaaatgattaagaaaacattattaatgataaattattaatatataatatattaaattaattaatacacaatatattaatatatattagaggaaattattaatatattagacaagtaataattataattcatattttaaaataaaaaaatattattttaaaataatcaatattatttttattaaataatttattgtttaaagaaagaacttgtcatatatatatatatatatatatatatatatatatatttataataaatttattattactgtaaattttattaatctacataattatttcttaatgtaatgttattttgaaataatttatatttttaactattttaacatagttttattatttgataattaacataagaaaagattacgtttaatttatataatgaatatttttaattaaataatttaataaaataaataatttaatttaatgaagacctttatctattatctattattatatttcaaaaatttgtgaaaatatttcaaaaaacatgaaatataattttattaaatttactatgATAGAACATCAATTATACTTCAAGTCGGATAAACAATCCATATATAACCACCTATTCATTTACGTTCTACCAATTAGTCAAACGGTTAGTAATTGATATCAAATATtctcaataaaatatgtaacaaaatatttaaatgtaatatatttcattttaaccTCTTCACAGTTCCTCTTTTCAGAATAACTCTCGGAAAACGAAAAACTTTAATGTATctcaattttgaatttataaaaatttttcaatataaacagATATAGGGAGAGATATCTGAGAGAATAAACGAGGAGCGgcatagtaaataattataaaaacaatctcTAAGTTTCGAAAATTAGAAGctcaatattttatgaaataaagttttatcaatcttatttaatttttattttttttttttttttttttttttttttttaaaagatattgtaagtgagagaaattttttatttgacaaatataattttttatataatatatgaatttttattattttattttttatggaatccataaatttttatataatttttacataagtCATGAATATATATCACTTAAAGAAAACACGGTAACATTATCCTGCCAAATAAATTACTCGTTCCTCGAATGCTATCAGGAAACCTCGAGCTTCATTATCTATCGGTCTTTcggcgtgtgtgtgtgtatgtgtgtaggTGTGTgtaggtgtgtgtgtgtgtgtatgtgtgtgcagTCTTTCCTTAAATTCTTAGAGAGCTCGGCGAGTTGACCGAAGGATCCTCGTTACGGTTATTTACCGAAGACCGGTACTGATTAATTCCAAACCATTCCCCTTGTCCCTCACCCCTCCTGAATTCTGCGTCGGACATTGTATCCAACCCAGAGCACTATCCTCAATCTTGCTCTACAGCCTTTGCCCTGTTCAGTATTTGCAGTCAATAGATTCAGAACTACATTCGCATGTCTggtacaaatattttcaacaaataagAACCAAAGGACATTTCGGGGAAAGTTTTGAAAGGTTTCAATCTCCTTGATTCTCGAAAAACTTGATGTAAATGTTCCGAATAACTCCAATTGACcgtatttttcagaaagagAGATCTAACAATAAACTACATACTTATGAAGAGACACGGTGATGTTTTTATGACagagaacaaaaataaaattcaatcggctgcaatattaattgatgtcaaatattatcttttatttaaaaattttattttgaaaaacaattggatctaatttaattatatttaaaaatttttttaataaacacacGTAACcagtgtattttaatattttaatgtgataaaaaatttttaaatcttaatatttgttaatataatatttctcgctaacatttttaaaattttaaaaattttttaaatttaaaaataaaattttagatattctctctctctctctctctctctctctctctctctctctctctctctctctctaaatttttgattttccTGCAGGTATTTCAATTAAAGAATGGCATTTCATAAATAGTTGTAATACTTGGAAAGAGAGAATCATATATTGAGATATTTCCTATATTTCGTTTAAACATTAtcattcaatataatttcattctgCTAAAATATGATTTCTACTCCTAAAATACACGTGCGCAGAAAgtagatgaattaaaaaagttatatagcACATTATACACAAGTTGCTCATCTAAGTATGGAGAACATCAGTAAGATTGCGTTCTTCaacaaacttaattttttttttttttttaataaaagtttgatcGGTGGTCATCGTTCTTCGTTCTTTTCTAACTTTTGACATGAAATACTTCAGTATAACTTACCTTTTCAAATTAAGTTTCTAAAGTcatgtctctctttctctctctcccccccctctctctctccctctctctctctctctctcagtaaattctcaaattaagatcaaatcttgaaataataaaaaaattaagatttcttttgcactaatttttgatattaaataattccacAACTGTATTTACCTTCGTTGTTGTTATTGATTTCACAGAATGttcgagaaataataaataacagaatTTTACACGATGTCGTTAACGGAAGACTTTTACAGATACAATGATAAATTTGGCGCTAGAGCGCTTCTTCGAGCTaccgaaaataaatataatggcGACATCTGTTGTTACAAAACGTTTTTTTCGAGGCTACAAAATAGGTAGTGGCGACATCTATTGTTAGAAAGCAAAGATTATATTGAAACTGCCACAAGTCGTCTGCTGGtatcaaaataattgacaAGTAAACTCAAGTATATCGcgtgtattttatatcacttTCAACAAAcagattaatcaaaattattaaaggaaATCATAATGTCGGGAAAAGGTAAATTTGTTAATAGTTATACtacattattttcttgttttatatcatgtttcatcatcaatttattataaacaatatcaaTTCCTCACTTGAGAATGTATGTTTATCAACTATATGACAATTGTCGAATTTAGTAGTAATGATAGGCAATCTActttttaaaagcttgaaaAGTGGATTTTAAGATtgagaaattgaaattaattttctttctctctctcttgagtTCTAAGAATTTCTAAGAGAAAATAGGTTATATTGTTGTAACAAATGTATTACCtttacaattttcttatattataatctatgtatgcgaaattaaattaatgtaatatatatataatattaatttgaagaaaagaataaaatttattttctatacttgataaatattcaatagaatttaaactactgttaaaatttgaaatgtatgtatatttagtaTGAAGgtttttctattatacaaatatttttatgaatataatatttgaagttGAATAAAGTTGCGAGTCTTTCAAAAactattaatacatattattttattgttatagtaGCCAAACAAATATCACTAacatttgcataatattgtattaaaaactaatttttctgattaattttatgaaaaatatttgtttcttttttaacatatagtaatatttatgtCAATAATCAGtgttctatatttattaaattattatagattaatttttctttgatatttgttgcaacataatttctttatacatttactatttttaatacatttataatttctttatatatttaactgtaTTAATTCCTTCAATATTTTGCAACTTTATACTATAtcgattacaaaatattgtaatttgcaGGAGGAAGGAGACATCGCGGACATTATGATAAGGACAAATTCAATCTTGGCGATAAAGGCAAGGAGATAGTGGAGAATATAGACGACAACAATATCGTAATGCAACAGTTTCGTACTTATGCGGCCGAGTTAGATGCCAAGCACGACCGTTACGAGAGGATCTTCAAAATGAATCGAGACATAGGCATCGAGAgcaagagaataatttttctgctaCACACCATTGACAAAGAGAGCAAACGAAATACTGTATTAGACGCAGCTAAATCGAGACTAGATAACATAGCTCAGACACTATTCAGAGATATTGCGGATGAATTGAACGGTCAAGACGCCTATCAGTTCCACAGAGCCTATCGTGCTGGTCTGGAAGAATATGTAGAAGCGCTCACATTCTACAAGTATCTGCAAAATGGTGAAATGCAAGATTGTACAAAACTGGGAAGAGCACTGACATATAACACGACTCCAGTCGATTCGACAGAGCAGACTGTCACCAGAAAAGTCATGGTCACGCCGACAGATTACATCCTGGGAATAGCTGATTTAACTGGAGAATTGATGCGGAAATGTATCAATAACTTAGCGATAGGTGATATAAGCAGTTGTTATCAGACATGTAATTTCgttagaaaaatatacgtgGCGTTCCTAGGCTATACAAGCGTAGCATTTAGTAATgaaatgaacaaaaaaattatcacactCAAACAAAGCTTAACCAAGATGGAGAATGCATGTTATACTATCAAAGTGAGAGGATCAGAAATTCCGAAACATATGCTCGCTGATGTGGCTATTGGAGCTGCTGAGGAATACGTCACTGAAGATGATGAAGGATATCaggcattttaatatatgaaaataatatttaattcatatattattattaattattgttgatTTCTCAATCTGATGCAAGATagaaatagttatatataattcctaatatattattttaattgtgatttaattaagaattaatttgtaaGAGAGAGATATCACAATGACTACAAACTTGTGTTGAACATTATTCAGATAAAAAGTTTATCTGTATTTCAAATTGCATTagattaataatcatatattttccgATGCGCGGagcataaaaatacacatgtcaattgtgatatattattaacacttTTATACTCTTCTTCttgttaaacaaataaatacaagtataatatatatctctttcttctttctcaattcgagtataaaaataaatatttcataataaaatctgCATACTAATAGAAACATCTATAATTTGGACGTTCTCAAAAATATCACATAGAAATCGACGACAGTATATGAAAACTCGTAATGTTTGTCATCAGCCCGTTGTACCGTCCTCCCATTCGCTTCTGTTATCGTCCATGTCATCTGAACTTTCTGTATACACAGACGGTTCGTAATCAGACTCATCAACAGACTCTTCTGCGGATGAGTGATCTGTCTCAGACGTGGTATTGATAGTCACTGAGTACATTGGAGTGGCGGCTCT
It includes:
- the Trax gene encoding translin-associated protein X, which encodes MSGKGGRRHRGHYDKDKFNLGDKGKEIVENIDDNNIVMQQFRTYAAELDAKHDRYERIFKMNRDIGIESKRIIFLLHTIDKESKRNTVLDAAKSRLDNIAQTLFRDIADELNGQDAYQFHRAYRAGLEEYVEALTFYKYLQNGEMQDCTKLGRALTYNTTPVDSTEQTVTRKVMVTPTDYILGIADLTGELMRKCINNLAIGDISSCYQTCNFVRKIYVAFLGYTSVAFSNEMNKKIITLKQSLTKMENACYTIKVRGSEIPKHMLADVAIGAAEEYVTEDDEGYQAF